One stretch of Rathayibacter festucae DSM 15932 DNA includes these proteins:
- the mscL gene encoding large conductance mechanosensitive channel protein MscL — MINGFKEFILRGNVIDLAVAVVIGAAFTTIVNAIVTGIFNPIIGVIFDASSLETLVWTIRPEGNGQEASVIAWGAVLSALIQFVIVAFVLYFAFVLPINHLKNAAFKKKMDDAPAAEDKAPTELELLADIRDLLANGGTATTANSGKHVD; from the coding sequence ATGATCAACGGCTTCAAAGAGTTCATCCTCCGCGGCAACGTCATCGACCTGGCGGTCGCCGTGGTCATCGGCGCCGCGTTCACCACGATCGTCAACGCCATCGTCACCGGGATCTTCAACCCGATCATCGGCGTCATCTTCGACGCCTCCTCGCTCGAGACGCTCGTCTGGACGATCCGTCCCGAGGGCAACGGCCAGGAGGCGTCGGTCATCGCCTGGGGCGCCGTCCTCTCCGCCCTGATCCAGTTCGTCATCGTCGCGTTCGTGCTCTACTTCGCGTTCGTGCTGCCGATCAACCACCTCAAGAACGCCGCGTTCAAGAAGAAGATGGACGACGCCCCGGCCGCCGAGGACAAGGCGCCCACCGAGCTCGAGCTCCTCGCCGACATCCGCGACCTGCTCGCCAACGGCGGCACCGCGACCACCGCGAACTCCGGCAAGCACGTCGACTGA
- a CDS encoding DEAD/DEAH box helicase produces the protein MATSPESGDPREASALQLPSNATTPVQVTSGEAGYQGGNAADPVWQSWREELAKVGGPSPLLHFVDSPRTRIELSTTHPGGLPPFISGKTTLLSSLIRDELALRTAKNAAAAITDKGIELRSVRGIEGVHLAIGLAQWRAGETEFTAPVLLRPLAIRRYGRDFELKLKGQPYFNPQLARALKQQFGITIDPEQFVELAVQSGVFKPQPVIDQLRGLTSHLPWFAVHPRLVVSSFADVAGDMLRDARMLEHPVLDAVAGNPAAKRALQQSQKVASIIPQDERPPATDNLLLDADAEQEQVIANIAAGNSLVVKTLPGTGGTQTIVNAIGALAAQHKRVLVVGARRSSLDSIHQRLLSAGLGGIAVSPRTLRRDLIQSIGRNEKAARPSVSEIDDALLRLRKVLLDYRGALSRRDPSFGVSALQALEELARLSQLRTPPSTAARLDRRAVTALAHSRPEATRMLIESARLGEFRYGPGDSPWYGAQFDSTADAEAAHELAKRLHLRDLPRLLDRAQDVIAQTRMRPFESVAELGIYLRLLQDVRETLDKFQPAVFDRSIQDLIVATSPRREAAEMSSTNRRRLKKLAREYMRPGAHVTDLNASLRRVQQQRTLWQRYAVAGTVPEVPVGVADVQVAFQQVSDQLGRLDEPLGRRGSSTPLASLPLAELVSMVSGLAEDSEVLANLQERTTLLSTLREWGLDPLLTDLSRRHVPAELVAIELDLAWWRSALEIMLTDERALLGGNTSVLDRLEADFKLVDEAHAASSAELLAWKLSETWKIGLVDWQLERDALRALLRSEASTTPQELQKAAPHLSRVLAPAWLASPYEVHRIGTETTFDAVFLVDAGATTLAENVGAIRRAKQVVAFGDPVTQTPTPFSLRVDETVEFGSAASRTDVEALHAQSALARLGELLNTVTLTRSYRAGGEDLAELVNRRFYGGRIDSLPWAGSFLGHDSLRFHYIASGHGMPENDSGAVESVDAEVAKVVELVLEHAVIRPRESLMVITASPRHAVRVQQAVLTAFAKRADLNDFILGDRPEPFAVVTLEQSVAQSRDRVIFSIGYGRTPHGRLLSNFGALAEPGGERLLAVGMTRARRSMDIVSCFRPGDIDESRMRYGMVALAQVLQEAEDRVQPSDRDDYSEPMLVDLAARLERRGLRVNIGHKGKLALVAAHGTRAVVVETDRDVSTQSLRVSLRLRPELLRRLGWHYLRVHNFELFADPEAVAARVAGLIGAPQDETSTGPIEVPVGAGAPIVEDAAPASNETQPITPLPAD, from the coding sequence GTGGCGACCTCCCCCGAGTCCGGTGACCCGCGCGAGGCGTCCGCCCTCCAGCTCCCCTCCAACGCCACCACGCCCGTCCAGGTGACGAGCGGCGAGGCCGGCTACCAGGGCGGCAACGCGGCCGACCCGGTCTGGCAGTCCTGGCGGGAGGAGCTCGCCAAGGTCGGCGGCCCCTCGCCGCTCCTGCACTTCGTCGACTCCCCGCGCACCCGCATCGAGCTGTCCACCACGCACCCGGGCGGGCTGCCCCCGTTCATCTCGGGCAAGACGACCCTGCTCTCCTCCCTCATCCGCGACGAGCTGGCGCTGCGCACCGCGAAGAACGCCGCCGCCGCCATCACCGACAAGGGGATCGAGCTGCGCTCGGTCCGCGGCATCGAGGGCGTGCACCTCGCGATCGGCCTCGCCCAGTGGCGCGCCGGCGAGACGGAGTTCACCGCCCCGGTCCTGCTGCGCCCGCTCGCGATCCGCCGCTACGGCCGCGACTTCGAGCTCAAGCTCAAGGGCCAGCCCTACTTCAACCCGCAGCTCGCCCGCGCGCTCAAGCAGCAGTTCGGCATCACGATCGACCCCGAGCAGTTCGTCGAGCTCGCGGTGCAGAGCGGCGTCTTCAAGCCGCAGCCGGTCATCGACCAGCTGCGCGGACTCACCTCGCACCTGCCCTGGTTCGCCGTGCACCCGCGCCTGGTGGTCTCGAGCTTCGCCGACGTCGCCGGCGACATGCTCCGCGACGCCCGGATGCTCGAGCACCCCGTCCTGGACGCGGTCGCCGGCAACCCGGCCGCCAAGCGCGCGCTGCAGCAGTCGCAGAAGGTGGCGTCGATCATCCCGCAGGACGAGCGTCCGCCGGCGACCGACAACCTCCTCCTCGACGCCGACGCCGAGCAGGAGCAGGTCATCGCGAACATCGCGGCCGGCAACTCGCTCGTCGTGAAGACCCTCCCCGGCACCGGCGGCACGCAGACGATCGTCAACGCGATCGGCGCGCTCGCCGCGCAGCACAAGCGCGTCCTCGTCGTCGGTGCCCGCCGCTCGAGCCTCGACAGCATCCACCAGCGGCTGCTCTCCGCCGGCCTCGGCGGCATCGCCGTCAGCCCGCGCACGCTCCGCCGCGACCTGATCCAGTCGATCGGCCGCAACGAGAAGGCCGCACGCCCCTCCGTCAGCGAGATCGACGACGCCCTGCTGCGCCTGCGCAAGGTGCTGCTCGACTACCGCGGCGCCCTCTCGCGCCGCGACCCCAGCTTCGGCGTGTCCGCGCTGCAGGCCCTCGAGGAGCTGGCGCGCCTCTCGCAGCTGCGCACGCCCCCGTCGACCGCCGCCCGCCTCGACCGCCGCGCCGTCACCGCCCTCGCGCACAGCCGGCCCGAGGCGACCCGGATGCTGATCGAGTCGGCCCGCCTCGGCGAGTTCCGCTACGGACCGGGCGACTCGCCCTGGTACGGCGCGCAGTTCGACTCGACCGCCGACGCCGAGGCCGCGCACGAGCTGGCCAAGCGCCTGCACCTGCGCGACCTGCCGCGCCTGCTCGACCGCGCCCAGGACGTCATCGCGCAGACGCGCATGCGCCCGTTCGAGTCGGTCGCCGAGCTCGGCATCTACCTGCGCCTGCTGCAGGACGTCCGCGAGACGCTCGACAAGTTCCAGCCGGCCGTCTTCGACCGCTCGATCCAGGACCTCATCGTCGCCACGTCGCCGCGCCGCGAGGCCGCCGAGATGTCCTCGACGAACCGCCGCCGCCTGAAGAAGCTCGCCCGCGAGTACATGCGGCCCGGCGCGCACGTGACCGACCTCAACGCGTCGCTGCGCCGCGTGCAGCAGCAGCGCACGCTCTGGCAGCGCTACGCCGTCGCGGGCACCGTCCCCGAGGTGCCGGTCGGCGTCGCCGACGTGCAGGTCGCGTTCCAGCAGGTGTCCGACCAGCTCGGCCGGCTCGACGAGCCGCTCGGCCGGCGCGGGAGCAGCACGCCGCTGGCGTCCCTCCCGCTCGCCGAGCTCGTCTCGATGGTCTCCGGGCTCGCCGAGGACAGCGAGGTGCTGGCCAACCTGCAGGAGCGCACGACGCTGCTCTCGACGCTGCGCGAGTGGGGCCTGGACCCGCTGCTGACCGACCTCTCGCGCCGCCACGTGCCGGCCGAGCTGGTCGCGATCGAGCTCGACCTCGCCTGGTGGCGCTCGGCGCTCGAGATCATGCTGACCGACGAGCGCGCCCTGCTCGGCGGCAACACCAGCGTGCTCGACCGCCTCGAGGCCGACTTCAAGCTCGTCGACGAGGCGCACGCAGCCTCCAGCGCCGAGCTGCTGGCCTGGAAGCTCTCGGAGACCTGGAAGATCGGGCTCGTCGACTGGCAGCTCGAGCGCGACGCCCTGCGCGCGCTGCTGCGCTCCGAGGCGTCGACCACGCCGCAGGAGCTGCAGAAGGCCGCGCCGCACCTCTCGCGGGTGCTCGCTCCGGCCTGGCTCGCCTCGCCCTACGAGGTGCACCGCATCGGCACCGAGACCACCTTCGACGCGGTCTTCCTCGTCGACGCCGGCGCCACGACCCTCGCCGAGAACGTCGGAGCGATCCGCCGCGCCAAGCAGGTCGTCGCGTTCGGCGACCCGGTGACGCAGACGCCGACGCCGTTCTCGCTGCGGGTCGACGAGACCGTCGAGTTCGGCAGCGCCGCCTCGCGCACCGACGTCGAGGCCCTGCACGCGCAGTCCGCGCTGGCCCGCCTCGGCGAGCTGCTCAACACCGTCACGCTCACCCGCAGCTACCGCGCGGGCGGCGAGGACCTCGCCGAGCTGGTGAACCGACGCTTCTACGGCGGCCGGATCGACTCGCTGCCGTGGGCCGGCTCGTTCCTCGGGCACGACTCGCTCCGCTTCCACTACATCGCCAGCGGACACGGCATGCCGGAGAACGACTCCGGAGCGGTCGAGTCCGTCGACGCCGAGGTCGCGAAGGTGGTCGAGCTGGTGCTCGAGCACGCGGTCATCCGTCCGCGCGAGTCGCTGATGGTGATCACCGCGAGCCCGCGGCACGCCGTCCGGGTGCAGCAGGCCGTGCTCACCGCGTTCGCCAAGCGCGCGGACCTCAACGACTTCATCCTCGGCGACCGGCCCGAGCCGTTCGCGGTGGTGACGCTCGAGCAGTCGGTCGCGCAGAGCCGCGACCGGGTCATCTTCTCGATCGGCTACGGCCGCACCCCGCACGGGCGCCTGCTCTCCAACTTCGGTGCGCTGGCAGAGCCGGGCGGAGAGCGCCTGCTCGCCGTCGGCATGACCCGCGCCCGCCGCTCGATGGACATCGTCTCCTGCTTCCGCCCCGGCGACATCGACGAGTCGCGGATGCGCTACGGCATGGTCGCGCTCGCCCAGGTGCTCCAGGAGGCGGAGGACCGCGTCCAGCCGAGCGACCGCGACGACTACTCCGAGCCGATGCTGGTCGACCTGGCCGCGCGCCTCGAGCGCCGCGGACTGCGCGTCAACATCGGCCACAAGGGCAAGCTCGCGCTGGTCGCGGCGCACGGCACCCGCGCCGTCGTCGTCGAGACCGACCGCGACGTCAGCACGCAGAGCCTCCGGGTCTCGCTGCGGCTGCGGCCGGAGCTGCTGCGCCGCCTCGGCTGGCACTACCTCCGCGTGCACAACTTCGAGCTGTTCGCCGACCCCGAGGCCGTGGCCGCGCGGGTCGCCGGGCTGATCGGTGCCCCGCAGGACGAGACGTCGACCGGTCCGATCGAGGTGCCGGTGGGCGCCGGCGCGCCGATCGTCGAGGACGCCGCCCCGGCGTCGAACGAGACGCAGCCGATCACGCCCCTGCCCGCCGACTGA
- a CDS encoding 5-formyltetrahydrofolate cyclo-ligase has translation MPADITHEKRALRAELRERRRTQTATAREQATLHLTEHLEELATRVGARSIACYLSAPDEPSTRPFLGWAESRGIRVLFPISRQDGLLDWAVGDGHTETQGLFGMPEPVGQLLGPIAINDVDLIIVPAATVDRSGMRMGWGRGYFDKTLGSMEKCPPVYAVVFDSEFVEHVPSEVHDQAVDGVVTPSGIVDIPR, from the coding sequence ATGCCAGCCGACATCACCCACGAGAAGCGGGCGCTGCGCGCCGAGCTCCGTGAGCGCCGACGCACGCAGACCGCGACCGCCCGCGAGCAGGCCACCCTGCACCTCACCGAGCACCTCGAGGAGCTGGCGACCCGGGTCGGCGCGCGGTCGATCGCCTGCTACCTCTCGGCGCCGGACGAGCCGAGCACCCGCCCGTTCCTCGGCTGGGCCGAGAGCCGCGGGATCCGGGTCCTCTTCCCCATCTCCCGCCAGGACGGCCTGCTCGACTGGGCGGTCGGCGACGGCCACACCGAGACCCAGGGCCTGTTCGGCATGCCCGAGCCGGTCGGGCAGCTGCTCGGCCCCATCGCGATCAACGACGTCGACCTGATCATCGTCCCCGCCGCCACCGTCGACCGCTCGGGCATGCGGATGGGCTGGGGCCGCGGCTACTTCGACAAGACGCTCGGCTCGATGGAGAAGTGCCCGCCGGTCTACGCCGTGGTCTTCGACAGCGAGTTCGTCGAGCACGTGCCCAGCGAGGTGCACGACCAGGCGGTCGACGGCGTCGTCACCCCCTCGGGCATCGTCGACATCCCGCGCTGA
- a CDS encoding GNAT family N-acetyltransferase translates to MPLPIPTLSEGRVTIRPIRVRDARPLERELIANRAWLRQWEASDPRGGAAFDVRASIRSLQQNARAGGGVPFLIDWDGELAGQLNISNIGYGSLSSGSIGYWVSERYAGRGITPISVALATDHAFFDLGLHRIEICIRPENRPSLRVVEKLGFRYEGLRRRFIHINGDWRDHFCFALVAEEVPRGVLRRYLDGSVPSDVGVPTDADQRASRRSGLSGPPDGAGVPPTGSRLIRDPHGHTYP, encoded by the coding sequence ATGCCGCTGCCGATACCGACGCTCTCCGAGGGTCGTGTCACCATCCGCCCGATCCGGGTCCGGGACGCCCGCCCCCTCGAGCGCGAGCTGATCGCGAACCGCGCCTGGCTGCGGCAGTGGGAGGCGTCCGACCCCCGCGGCGGTGCCGCCTTCGACGTCCGGGCCAGCATCCGCTCGCTGCAGCAGAACGCGCGCGCCGGCGGCGGCGTGCCGTTCCTGATCGACTGGGACGGCGAGCTGGCCGGCCAGCTCAACATCTCCAACATCGGCTACGGCTCCCTCTCCTCCGGCTCGATCGGCTACTGGGTCTCCGAGCGCTACGCCGGCCGCGGCATCACGCCGATCTCCGTCGCGCTCGCGACCGATCACGCCTTCTTCGATCTCGGCCTGCACCGGATCGAGATCTGCATCCGCCCCGAGAACCGGCCGAGCCTGCGCGTCGTCGAGAAGCTCGGCTTCCGCTACGAGGGCCTGCGCCGCCGGTTCATCCACATCAACGGCGACTGGCGCGACCACTTCTGCTTCGCCCTGGTGGCGGAGGAGGTGCCGCGCGGTGTCCTGCGCCGCTACCTCGACGGCTCCGTGCCGAGCGACGTCGGCGTGCCGACCGACGCCGACCAGCGCGCGTCCCGCCGTTCCGGGCTCTCCGGGCCGCCCGACGGCGCCGGTGTCCCCCCGACGGGGAGCCGATTAATCCGCGATCCGCACGGACACACCTACCCGTAA
- the galU gene encoding UTP--glucose-1-phosphate uridylyltransferase GalU encodes MGTRIRKAVIPAAGLGTRFLPATKAIPKEMLPVVDKPAIQYVVEEAADAGLQDVLVIIGRNKNALANHFDSVPELEQNLAKKLDDAKLAHVQYASDLADVHFVRQGEPKGLGHAVSRAQRHVGDEPFAVLLGDDLIDARDPLLTRMIDVAEQRDTTVVALLEVDPDQIHLYGCAAVETTDEDDVVRITGLVEKPSKEDAPSNLAIIGRYVLKPDVFGVLEHTAPGKGGEIQLTDALERMAQDPAEFGGVYGVVFRGRRYDTGDKLDYIKAIVQLASDREDLGVDLKPWLKDFVAGL; translated from the coding sequence ATGGGCACTCGTATCCGCAAAGCCGTCATCCCCGCCGCCGGTCTCGGCACCCGCTTCCTGCCGGCGACCAAGGCCATCCCCAAGGAGATGCTGCCGGTCGTCGACAAGCCGGCGATCCAGTACGTGGTCGAGGAGGCCGCGGACGCCGGACTCCAGGACGTCCTCGTCATCATCGGGCGCAACAAGAACGCGCTCGCCAACCACTTCGATTCGGTCCCCGAGCTCGAGCAGAACCTCGCCAAGAAGCTGGACGACGCCAAGCTGGCGCACGTGCAGTACGCGAGCGACCTCGCCGACGTGCACTTCGTCCGCCAGGGCGAGCCGAAGGGCCTCGGCCACGCCGTCTCGCGCGCTCAGCGCCACGTCGGCGACGAGCCGTTCGCCGTCCTCCTCGGCGACGACCTGATCGACGCGCGCGACCCGCTCCTCACCCGCATGATCGACGTCGCGGAGCAGCGCGACACCACGGTCGTCGCGCTCCTCGAGGTCGACCCCGACCAGATCCACCTCTACGGCTGCGCCGCGGTCGAGACGACCGACGAGGACGACGTGGTGCGCATCACCGGCCTCGTCGAGAAGCCCTCCAAGGAGGACGCGCCCTCGAACCTCGCGATCATCGGCCGCTACGTCCTCAAGCCCGACGTCTTCGGCGTGCTCGAGCACACCGCGCCCGGCAAGGGCGGCGAGATCCAGCTGACCGACGCCCTCGAGCGCATGGCGCAGGACCCGGCCGAGTTCGGCGGCGTCTACGGCGTCGTCTTCCGCGGCCGCCGCTACGACACCGGCGACAAGCTCGACTACATCAAGGCCATCGTGCAGCTCGCCTCCGACCGCGAGGACCTCGGCGTCGACCTCAAGCCCTGGCTGAAGGACTTCGTCGCGGGCCTCTGA
- a CDS encoding FmdB family zinc ribbon protein yields MPTYSYRCTQCGNAFDIQQKFTDDTLTECPSCQGALRKVFSAVGVTFNGSGFYRTDSRASGSGSGSGSKESKGESGGGSSTPASTGSGSGGSSSGGSGSSSGSSGSGSSRSGSSSSGSGSGSGSSGSSSSKPSSSGSGSSSSSS; encoded by the coding sequence GTGCCCACCTACTCCTACCGCTGCACCCAGTGCGGCAACGCCTTCGACATCCAGCAGAAGTTCACCGACGACACCCTCACGGAGTGCCCGAGCTGCCAGGGCGCGCTGCGCAAGGTCTTCAGCGCGGTCGGCGTGACCTTCAACGGCTCGGGCTTCTACCGGACCGACTCGCGCGCCTCGGGGTCCGGGTCCGGCTCCGGCTCGAAGGAGTCGAAGGGCGAGTCGGGCGGAGGGTCGTCCACTCCCGCCTCGACCGGCTCGGGCTCCGGCGGATCGTCCTCGGGCGGCTCCGGCTCGTCGTCGGGCTCCTCCGGGTCGGGATCCTCCCGCTCCGGCTCCTCGTCCTCGGGGTCGGGCTCCGGCTCCGGCTCCTCGGGCTCCTCCTCCTCCAAGCCCTCGTCCTCCGGGTCGGGGTCCTCCTCCTCCTCCTCCTAG
- a CDS encoding immunoglobulin-like domain-containing protein: MRRSRSTLRTALATTTIAATALLGAALPVSASGATAQPLLHYSFDTAPTGTTVADTSGNGYNGTLRGSGATVAAGALSLPGGSAAAAPYVDIPTAGLVGKKDLTISTWLSNRTGPANTAAAFLGAPVAAGASFSSGYYLLNPTNPAGFVKSVVTNATNAGAPWGTEVGPGSTNAATTGLRTPAGYSLYTTVIDGTNGTLSVYVNGTRIGQNAITRNVSSFGASLVGYLGRSTYNDAGWNGLVDDFAVYDSALTADAVTALYSSQAIDRAVASVSIPTTATADFALPTSSAGVAVTWRSSSAAIAVSGGSAVVTRPAAGSPDAAVTLTATFTSGSDTRTVDYPVLVTAQLADADKVQRDLDAVTVAQAGDVRTNISVPARGALGSSIAWSVIGSSAATIRDGSTADSRTIVVERPAAGSPAVDVTVRATATSGSVTRTRDFTLRLQPLPTGTDDTEAYVWAFFTGEGAGAERVSLAASKGNDALDWNTLNGGQPVFTSDQGTKGLRDPFILRSHEGDKFFMLATDLKIDGLAGGFDTAQKSGSKYIEVWESTDLVNWSAQRHVKVSTDFAGNTWAPEAYWDDELDTYVVFWASNMYPTTNAADRTAVTYNQMMYATTDDFVTFSEAKPWIDVKRGTGRGTIDSTIAKDGDTYYRFTKDEASMTLREEKSTDLLATVSGSLPGTSGPADEWTLVKERVASGLPNGEPNGTFTSGEGPNVFPANEGDVNGLDWFLFIDQPDYHAGPNHYIPFGTDDLAADAWQPLGAKLRENLPQNSDGGKPRHGTVIPVTRAEYQRMLEAYAPAIAVTSVALIAVSTAAGVAPVLPSAELTTADGAKRTVAVTWDAVAPASYAAAGTFAVRGVAQDDSRMPVTATVTVQSSLKLTAAATTRCVAGKVVLTVVATNGDTVPMDVTVTSTAGTKSFAGVKAGSNASAAFTVRAAQLAAGEATVTATASVGGKSVTSTVKAPYAARTCG, encoded by the coding sequence ATGAGACGATCACGATCGACGTTGCGGACCGCTCTGGCGACCACGACGATCGCAGCCACCGCGCTGCTCGGAGCCGCCCTCCCGGTCTCCGCCTCCGGAGCGACGGCCCAGCCGCTGCTCCACTACAGCTTCGACACCGCGCCCACCGGCACCACCGTCGCCGACACCAGCGGCAACGGCTACAACGGCACCCTGCGCGGCAGCGGCGCCACCGTCGCCGCGGGCGCACTGAGCCTGCCGGGCGGCTCCGCCGCCGCGGCCCCCTACGTCGACATCCCGACGGCGGGCCTGGTCGGCAAGAAGGACCTCACTATCTCCACCTGGCTGTCGAACCGGACCGGACCCGCGAACACCGCGGCCGCGTTCCTCGGCGCCCCGGTCGCGGCCGGTGCGTCCTTCTCCTCCGGCTACTACCTGCTCAACCCGACGAACCCGGCCGGCTTCGTCAAGTCGGTCGTCACCAATGCGACCAACGCCGGCGCCCCGTGGGGAACCGAGGTCGGCCCCGGCTCGACGAACGCCGCCACGACCGGCCTGCGCACCCCCGCCGGCTACTCGCTCTACACGACCGTCATCGACGGCACCAACGGCACCCTCTCGGTCTACGTCAACGGCACCCGGATCGGCCAGAACGCGATCACCCGCAACGTCTCGTCCTTCGGCGCCTCGCTGGTCGGCTACCTCGGCCGCTCGACCTACAACGACGCCGGCTGGAACGGCCTCGTCGACGACTTCGCGGTCTACGACAGCGCGCTCACCGCCGACGCCGTCACCGCGCTCTACTCGTCGCAGGCGATCGACCGCGCCGTCGCCTCCGTCAGCATCCCGACGACCGCGACCGCCGACTTCGCGCTGCCCACCAGCAGCGCCGGCGTCGCCGTGACCTGGCGCTCGAGCAGCGCCGCCATCGCCGTCTCCGGAGGCAGCGCCGTCGTCACGCGACCGGCCGCCGGCTCCCCCGACGCCGCCGTGACGCTCACCGCCACCTTCACCTCCGGCAGCGACACGCGCACCGTCGACTACCCGGTGCTCGTCACCGCGCAGCTCGCCGACGCCGACAAGGTCCAGCGCGACCTCGACGCCGTGACCGTCGCCCAGGCCGGCGACGTCCGCACCAACATCTCGGTCCCGGCGCGCGGCGCCCTCGGCTCGAGCATCGCCTGGAGCGTCATCGGCTCGAGCGCCGCGACGATCCGCGACGGCAGCACCGCCGACAGCCGCACCATCGTCGTCGAGCGCCCCGCCGCGGGCAGCCCGGCCGTCGACGTCACGGTCCGCGCGACCGCCACCAGCGGATCGGTGACGCGCACCCGCGACTTCACCCTCCGCCTCCAGCCGCTGCCCACGGGCACGGACGACACCGAGGCCTACGTCTGGGCCTTCTTCACCGGGGAGGGCGCCGGCGCCGAGCGCGTCAGCCTCGCCGCTTCGAAGGGGAACGACGCCCTCGACTGGAACACGCTGAACGGCGGACAGCCCGTCTTCACCTCCGACCAGGGCACCAAGGGTCTGCGCGACCCGTTCATCCTCCGCTCGCACGAGGGCGACAAGTTCTTCATGCTCGCGACGGACCTGAAGATCGACGGCCTGGCCGGCGGCTTCGACACCGCGCAGAAGTCGGGCTCGAAGTACATCGAGGTCTGGGAGTCGACCGACCTGGTGAACTGGTCGGCGCAGCGCCACGTGAAGGTCTCGACCGACTTCGCCGGCAACACCTGGGCGCCCGAGGCGTACTGGGACGACGAGCTCGACACCTACGTCGTGTTCTGGGCCTCGAACATGTACCCGACGACGAACGCGGCCGACCGCACCGCCGTCACCTACAACCAGATGATGTACGCGACCACCGACGACTTCGTCACCTTCTCGGAGGCGAAGCCGTGGATCGACGTCAAGCGCGGCACCGGCCGCGGCACGATCGACTCGACCATCGCGAAGGACGGCGACACCTACTACCGCTTCACCAAGGACGAGGCGTCGATGACGCTCCGCGAGGAGAAGAGCACCGACCTGCTCGCCACGGTCAGCGGCTCACTGCCCGGCACCTCCGGACCCGCGGACGAGTGGACCCTGGTCAAGGAGCGCGTCGCCTCCGGCCTGCCCAACGGCGAGCCGAACGGCACCTTCACCAGCGGTGAGGGCCCGAACGTCTTCCCCGCGAACGAGGGCGACGTGAACGGCCTCGACTGGTTCCTCTTCATCGACCAGCCGGACTACCACGCGGGACCGAACCACTACATCCCGTTCGGCACCGACGACCTGGCCGCCGACGCCTGGCAGCCGCTCGGCGCGAAGCTGCGGGAGAACCTGCCGCAGAACTCCGACGGCGGCAAGCCCCGCCACGGCACGGTCATCCCGGTGACCCGCGCCGAGTACCAGCGGATGCTCGAGGCCTACGCCCCGGCGATCGCCGTCACCTCGGTCGCTCTGATCGCGGTCTCGACCGCGGCCGGCGTCGCCCCGGTGCTGCCCAGCGCGGAGCTCACGACGGCGGACGGCGCGAAGCGCACCGTCGCCGTCACCTGGGACGCCGTCGCCCCCGCCTCCTACGCCGCCGCCGGCACCTTCGCGGTGCGGGGAGTGGCGCAGGATGACTCGCGGATGCCGGTGACCGCCACGGTCACCGTGCAGTCGTCGCTGAAGCTGACGGCCGCGGCGACCACCCGCTGCGTCGCCGGCAAGGTGGTGCTGACGGTCGTCGCGACCAACGGCGACACCGTCCCGATGGACGTCACGGTCACCTCGACAGCGGGCACGAAGTCCTTCGCCGGCGTCAAGGCGGGCTCGAACGCCTCCGCCGCCTTCACCGTCCGGGCCGCCCAGCTCGCGGCCGGCGAGGCGACGGTGACGGCGACCGCCTCGGTCGGCGGCAAGTCGGTCACCTCGACGGTGAAGGCCCCCTACGCGGCCCGCACCTGCGGCTGA